The sequence below is a genomic window from Gammaproteobacteria bacterium.
GAAAAATATCGCGGGATACGATTGACTTTGACAGCCGGCAATTTATCGATCCAGGCAAACAATCCAGATCAGGAAGAAGCGGAAGAAGAACTCCAGATCGACTACAATGAGTCAGACGTCGAGATCGGTTTCAATGTAACTTATCTCATTGATGTTTTGAATGTCATCGATTCTGAAAAAGTCCAGGTTAAATTAAAGGATTCAAACAGTAGCGCCATTATTAGTGACAGCGAGGACGATTCCAGTCTTTATGTCGTGATGCCGATGCGGCTATAGGATTACCCGGGATCCGCATGGCAATCAGTCAGCTGAGCCTGACGGATTTTAGGAATCTGCAGAGCACAACGCTCGATTTTGATCCGCGGCTAAATCTGATCAGTGGTGCCAACGGGTCCGGGAAAACCAGCTTGCTGGAAGCTATTTTTGTCCTGTGCCAGGCTCATTCTTTTCGCACACATCAGCTAAAACAGTGTATTCAACACGGTAAGGCGGGTTTTCTCCTGTTTGGTCGTTTCAACGGCTATAAAGCAGGCCTGGCCAAGAACGACAGGAAGCTTGAAATCAGGATCGATGGCGAGACCGTAAGGAAGCGCTCCGAATTAGTGAGACGATCGCCGGTCAATATTGCAAATGCAGATATCATCCAGTTAATCGAAGGCAGTCCGCAGCAGCGGCGCGCCTTCCTCGACTGGTGTTTGTTTCACGTGGAACCGGATTACGCCGAATACTGGAGACAGTACCGGCATGCCTTAAAGCAACGTAATCACTTGTTAAAATCCCGCAAGAATCCCGAACTGCTGGATTACTGGGATCAGCACTTGCTGGAACCATCCCGGAATATAAGCAAGATGCGAAACCAGTATTGTGCAGATCTGGGCAAGATTCTGTTAACCGAACTCGGCAAAATTTTGTCAGGTCTATCGCTAGAGCTGAATTATCACCAGGGATGGCCGCAACACCGGGATCTTGCCGACGCGCTCGGCGACCATCGCGAGCGCGATATCCGTAGTGGTTTTACCAGTATCGGGATTCACCGGGACGACATTGACTTGACCTCCGATGGCAGGAAAGTCAGCGAGTTTGTCTCTCGGGGCCAAGGTAAGCGACTTTGCCTGGCCCTGTTACTGGCGGTGCTCAAACTGGTCAGCGAAAAGCAGGAAAAGCGCATCATCCTGTTAATTGATGATCTGCATTCGGAACTGGACCATGAAGCGCAGAAACTGGCCTACGGGCAGCTTGCTGAAATGGATTTACAGTTGTTTATCAGCAATATTGACAGCGTGGTACCGGGGCCCATCAAAGCGAAAGAATTTAAATTGTTCCACGTGGAACATGGTACAATAAAGCCTCAAAAAAGCAGTTAGATCCATACATGACAAAATACGATTCTTCTAGCATACAAGTGCTAAAAGGCCTCGATGCCGTGCGTAAGCGTCCCGGGATGTATATTGGTGATACCGACGACGGCACTGGCCTCCACCACATGGTTTTTGAAGCCGTTGACAACTCGATCGACGAAGCGCTGGCAGGCCATTGCTCGGAAATAATGGTCACCATTCATACCGACGAATCGATATCTGTGAAGGACGATGGTCGCGGTATTCCGGTCGATATTCACGAGGAAGAAGGGCGCTCGGCAGCGGAAGTTATTATGACGGTACTGCATGCCGGTGGGAAATTTGACGATAATTCGTACAAAGTCTCCGGCGGATTGCATGGTGTCGGAATTTCAGTCGTAAACGCGTTGTCTGAAACGCTTTCCCTGCGCATAAAACGGGAAGGTAAACTCTACTGCCAGGAATACAAACTGGGTGAACCCCAGAGCAAGCTCGAAGAAATTAAAGAAACCGATCAGACTGGAACCGAACTGCGCTTTTTGCCCAGCCGTCAGATCTTCAGCGATATCGAGTTTCATTACGACATACTCGCAAAAAGGTTGCGGGAACTGTCTTTCCTAAATTCCGGTGTGCGTATTCATCTGGTTGATCAACGAACCAATAAGGAAGATATCTTCGAATATGAGGGCGGAATTCGAGCTTTCGTCGAATATTTGAACAAAAACAAGAATCCTATTCATGAAAAAGCGATTGATATCAACATGGAACAGGATGATGTTGTCGTAGAGGTCTCGATGCAATGGAATGATTCTTACCAGGAAAACATATTCTGTTTTACCAATAACATTCCACAGCGAGACGGGGGCACGCATTTGTCTGGATTTCGTTCAGCTTTGACGCGCACGCTGAATCAATATATCGAAAACAGCCAGACCAAGAAGGAGAAGCCCAACACCGGTGGTGACGATGCACGAGAAGGGCTGACCGCGGTTTTATCGGTTAAAATTCCAGATCCCAAG
It includes:
- the recF gene encoding DNA replication/repair protein RecF, with protein sequence MAISQLSLTDFRNLQSTTLDFDPRLNLISGANGSGKTSLLEAIFVLCQAHSFRTHQLKQCIQHGKAGFLLFGRFNGYKAGLAKNDRKLEIRIDGETVRKRSELVRRSPVNIANADIIQLIEGSPQQRRAFLDWCLFHVEPDYAEYWRQYRHALKQRNHLLKSRKNPELLDYWDQHLLEPSRNISKMRNQYCADLGKILLTELGKILSGLSLELNYHQGWPQHRDLADALGDHRERDIRSGFTSIGIHRDDIDLTSDGRKVSEFVSRGQGKRLCLALLLAVLKLVSEKQEKRIILLIDDLHSELDHEAQKLAYGQLAEMDLQLFISNIDSVVPGPIKAKEFKLFHVEHGTIKPQKSS